A stretch of DNA from Telopea speciosissima isolate NSW1024214 ecotype Mountain lineage chromosome 5, Tspe_v1, whole genome shotgun sequence:
CTAGGTCATCTAGATGgatataaaaacaaataaaacaccAGCAAGCAAAAAACAAGAATGGAGAACTGACATTGTCGGAAGAAGTTGTGGCTACACATTCAAAATGTATCAAGAAGAATGGGACAATGATGTATGATCTAAGATGAATGATCCAGACACTTCAAATTGAAACTCTCTCCAAAACACATTGAAAATCGATTCCAAAACTACCCCCTCCTTccacccaccccccaccccccatccCCCACCCTTTTTCCTACCGGAAGTAGCCACAGCTTGATTAAACTGTTATGAACCAACATTGAGTAGTAAAAGATGGTATATGGAACCAAGCACTGTGCAAGAGCTAAATTATGTACTAAGATAATAGAGTGGTGGAAGGACAGAGTTGATGGTCATAATCTAAATTAACAAATATCAACATAATTGTGAACCTTTTAACATCAGGAAGCCATTTTATATAAACAATAATGACTGCATCAAAACAATCTACAATGAGAAAGATCATGCTGAAGCAAATATAAATGCCGATGATCAGTCAAAAGTACAGATAGATAAATCTTAGCCAGCTAGAAGGAAGTAGGCATGTCATGATAATACCTGTGGTGTATTCATGAGGTTGGAGCAGCTTCGCACGAGCCTTGTCAACCAACTCTTTCCATTTCCTTGATAATGAGTAGATATCAACCTACATTgaccattaaaaaaatttaaaagattaAACCTAAAATATGATATGACTTGAATCAAATCACAACTACACAAAGCCAAAATGAAACATCAAGAACCTTATCAGCATCATGAAGAACTGGTGTGATCAGTCCGCCGTCTATTGCAACAGCAACTGCAATATTAATGCTGCTGTTGTAAGTAAAGCTCTTCCCATCTCTACAGCTAGAATTCACGACTGGGTGCTTGACCAAAGCAAGTGCAGTGGCCTTAGCAAGCAATGCAGTCATGGTTACTCCCTTGGACTTAAtctgaaatttcagaaatcacATTAGAAATAGAACATACACAAATCAAGCAAAAAGAAAGCCAACCCAATCTAGATTACCATCAAATCCGAACAAAAAGCTCTCACACCTTTTTGTACAGTTGATCCAGAGCATCAGTAGTGATAGTATACCCAACTCTAAAGGTTGGAACTGTAAGGCTTTCAACCATGTTCCTACTAACAGCACCCTGCATCGTCGTGAAGGGAACAGCAGTTCCCAATTCAATACCTGGGGTGGCTGAAACCTTGGGAGGAGCAGAAAAAGCAGCTGATTTGGGACTCTCAGAAGCAGGGCTCGATACAACAGCAGAGGCCGCAGCAGCCTCAACATCCTTGGCAACAACTCTCCCATTGGGACCACTCCCAACAAGAGAACCCAGCTCCACCTTCAACTCCTTCGCAAGCTTCTTTGCATACGGCGATGCAACAATCCGTTTCCCCCCTTCCGAAGCCGGATGGATTGAAGAAGCAGCAACAGAAGCTTGTGCAGCAGGCGGAGGAGGTGCAACAGCAGTTGCAGCGGCTAGGGTTTCTTGGGCTTTGCCAGGAGACGATTCTGAAGTTTcaggcgaagaagaagaagccgacGGAGAAGACGAATTGGAATTGGCCTTCGATCTGGCCTCAGAGATCTCGTCCTCAGTCTCGGCGAGTAAAGCAATGGCGGATCCAACAGGAGCTACACCTCCTTCATCAACCATGATTGCAGCTAAGTACCCATCATAGAAAGTCTCAACATCCATGTCAGCTTTGTCTGATTCAACAACGACGACACTTTCCCCCTTAGAGAGTTTATCCCCTTCGGATTTCACCCAAGAAACGATCTTCCCCTCGGTCATGGTGGAGCTCAGTGCCGGCATGAAGATCTCTCGGATCTTGGCCTGAATCAGAATCCGGTTTGAAGGGTTGTTTCTAAGGGTCGGGGGAGCTAATGGGTTGGGGTTCTTGTGGAGCTTCGAAGATGATGGGATGAAAGAGGTGCCAATGTTCAGTAAACCCGCCATTGTTAGGAGGCGTGTTTGAATTCGTTCAAGAGAGAAGAATGAAAAGTTGCAGAAGTTTAGAGAGTTGGATTGGAGAAGGGAATGGCGACTTTGTTAGGTTTCGGGATGATTTTGGATTTAGTTCCTTTCGTTTCTTCCTCGAATGCATCGAAAAACAGGCGGAGGTTTCAAGTATTTCTCCAACGACTCTACCAGACTACCagtgctttttttttatttttttattttaatgagcCTAGGGCATTTACTACGCCGACAGTATAACTTTGGGAGGAGGATCATAGCCACGCTGCATGGCCCGTGCACCACTCCAGAGCCAATGAGAGCTCACAACAGGGGAAATCCAAAAGGGGTGAGGTTTTTCATTCAAGCTCCAATGCCTCCACACAGCTtggcagccttctttttccaTGGAAATGTATCTGTCGGGTGTGCTCCTCTATctgtttctctccttccccatAAAATGACATCTATACCCCTATTAGAGGAGGAGTGATATAGACTCAGGGAGTGTTGGCGTTAGGGctacaacagggtcgggttaggccgggccttttaaaaccccaacccaaccctcaGTTTCCTTAGCTCGGCccagacccgacccgaccctgactcaagaccagaaaaatccaatcttgaCCCACCTTCAGGATCGAGCCGggccgaccctgattggccctaataaTGGGGGTGGAGGGGAGATATGCAAGGGCTGGCCAAGttgggaaagggagatgcatgggctggctaggctgggaagaagaagaagagaaagaagaagaataacaaaaaaaaaaaacaaagaagaatgaacaggaagaagaagacaaggtcaAGTTGGGCCGGGTCGAGCTTAGCCTGAGGTCTTGACCCGGCCCGGCCtggccctgactcagggctagaaaatcccaaccctgaccctccttcagggccaaggtatctcaacccaagccttgttcgggcttagggcggGTTTAGGCtatcagggccaaacttgcacttCTAGTTGGCGTAGGCCATGCTCCCAAATAGAAAACTTCATcccaattttttattacttttttaagaaagaaacaattcaaaaaaaaaaaaggaagtagttttctgtccgagagtgtggcctccactagcactcccatgtgtctatctctcctcctcaaaacaagggggcaaaggtgtcttttcaaatggagaggagagagatagactcatgggagtgttggcgtaggacCACACTCCCGGccaaagaactttctccctaaaaaaaatacatatttgAGAGCAGAAATGCCTTGGGCTCAAAGacatttgttctttttttataagaaaaagaatgttgtatGGTCACATGGctcttgcacccagacacaggagcgCACAAAATTATTGTCTAGTCCTTCATGAAATAAAACAGTCAATAGGCACAAAGCTCCCACTAATCAAGCATATCAAAAGACACAATTACATCCATATTGGAAACATGACCTTTGAACACTCCTACTGGCACAACCTTTGTAAAAAGATTTTCTAATATTCTATCAGTCACAATTTGTTTCAACACGATATTTCATTAACCTTTACTCTTACTATAACATATTTGATCTCAATGTATGTTGATTTATTgttgttcttcaaaaaaaagaCAATTCAAGAGTCCACAAGTCTCAATTCAGAAATAAAACATTATTAACCAGGATAGTCATTGAGAAAATCAATACAACTAGTAAACTAACCGAATAACGGTTACAATCGTTGCTACATTTCTATCCTTTGAGGTAGAAAACATTGGTCCTTTTATTAATCCACATTTGTCATAAAAAGAACAACTTTAAAAAATTCCATCACTTTTAGGTAAAAGGAACCCCTAGGTTATTGTCCTTTCCAATATGTGTGCATATGTATTTCTTTAACTTTGAGAACATCACCTTTGAGCAAATGTCACCAATTTTGGTACAAAGGTAAAACCATAAAAGAATTGAATGTGCCACTTTGGTAGATTCCACCCACCTGTTTCACTGTTTTTCATAAACATATATTGTATAACTAATCATGTACAAAAACTTTTATTACATAAGATAAAACAAtcataatatgataaaacaatcaaaactatAATCAAATATGCACAATATCTAGTAAATGTTAATTTAAACAAATTCACAACAATCTTTGAtgtttctcctttaattttatttctgaCAACACAATGCATACTTATTTAAAACATGAACCATAATATTAAGACAAGGAATTCACTGGTCCTCTTATTTTCTTGCATTAACTGTGAAGAtgttaaaaaagaaaactcattggggggaatattggatattccacctaatattggattcctctagcaacGTAGATCTGTCCTCAttgagaaagattggatgggtagataattgagttATAATTGaaaactcaatatatcacacccaAGTGAGCTAGTCTTTTGGGATTGTGTGAGGtacaaatatatattaattgTAGGATTGCAAAATCATACAAGAGATACACAACCccaaaaacgtggagctctccctctccctccaaaaccgttttctccctctctcttccttggTGTTTGATTCTAGAAGAAATCCAAGGTGGTGTATTCCTTGGTGGTGTGGAGGAGACAGCTTGGCCGTGTGGAGAACGCAAAACTTGTGTGGTGCGTGGAATGATggagaaagggctatcatcgattggaggtcttgcatctgtgagacttaggtaataatcgatccctgcttTGTTCAGTTAttgaatgacttctcccatCGCTATCGTGATCTTGTTTTCACTTCCGCATGGATCGCACTTGCGATGCTTTCAGAAAAGAAcaccaatttttgaaaattcaatcACATTTGGGCAAAAGAACCCCTAAGACAATGTCCcttcttattttcttgttttaactGTGAAGAGAATACCaactttcaaaaattcaattACCTTTGGAAAAATATTGTCTTTACTGTGAAAAGAACACCAACTTTTGAAAATTGATGGCAACTAATACAAAAACATTGATTCTAGCCATGTATGGTATGTCTATGGTACCAATTGCTAGAATTAAATATTTGGGACAAAACATTGATCTCAAACTATACAGTGAAACTAGAATACGATGTAACAATTAACAAAAAAGAGATTGGACGAATCTTACACCGTTCATATGTTGATGATGAATAATTAAGAAACCCTCTTtgattccacggtcctaaaagtcagttaaccttttgggattagtgtgtgatttgtgtgattacactttcattaaaaaaaaaaaaaaaacccccgcTTTGAATACTTGATGAACACAACCTTTATCTGAATCTTTCACAACACCTCAgacattcttttatttttcaacttttCTGGTAAAATGGAGAAGAATAGAATGAAGGCTGTGGAGACcctaaataatatatataatactatcctgaccctaaaccctaaaccacaaTGAGTTGAGCTAGCATATTCCTAAATTGGAATGTGAATCGAACCGGTCTGTGCAACTTGATTCTCACAAATTAATCAACttgaataattaattaaacccatAATTTTTGTGGCAACACCTAGCGaataggggggggggagagaaagagagagtacaACTGGTGGAGAATGGGTTGTAACAATTGACGAGTTGCACGAGATGCAGAGTGGGAATCAACGATCAATAAAATGTTAACATACaaaattctataatttttttggtaaagtgaaatttattgATTAGAGCATGAGGGGCACATGGAGTCTTCCTTACAAAGATTGATTAGCCATGGAATGGCTATAGACTAAATTGTCACACACATTATTGACAAGGCCTTCCTAGCCAATGTATCAGACACAATTCTCTGTTAGCCCAAGTCTGCCTTGGCCTACCCTGAGCCCAAATAAGACTTGGGCTAGATTTTTCAATCATGAGGGCAGATTAGGGTTGGAATTTTCAAGGCCAGGGTTAGGGTCGgactgggccagggttgaggcctcgggctgagcccaCTCTGGCCCGGGCCGGCCCTATGTttggttatgctttacaatttagtATCTACATATTACAATTTTTGTTCTATTGAAGGGAAGTATTTACAAATTTAAAATTggactaagttttttaacccaaagaaaaatctaatagtcaattgagtatgaaacaaaccaatacctaatcacatgtttctcatttttttttttaatgtagaACAACacaaatggggaaaaaaaaaaaagggttagtTAGATTCACAAAAATATGGTCAATCAGGTCCTACCAGGCCCTTGGCAAAATCAGGGCCAACTAGGCCTAGCCCAGCCCAATTAGGGTCATTCAGGGCCGGGCTGAGTTAGGCTGAGCCTGACAGagttgggcctgggctgagatatctcaacccgacctagggccgggttgggcttagGCTGAACTAAGAAGACTTAGgattgggctggggttttaaaaaactcgGCCCAATCGGATCATGTTTCACCCTTAGACACGATGTTGAGGGACCTTGGCAAATATGCAAAAGAGCAAGACAAGAAATTACGTAGGGAGCTAGAAGTAAAAAAACACTAAGTAAGAATGCCATTTCTTTTGAATCAGCCATAAATGCACTTAGATAATCATTTTTGCGGCTTAGTGAAGAATAATGCTGCCTCTCGCATGGCCCTTGTGCCCAATAAGAGCACACAAAATTACTACCCTAtcctgtgaaataaaaaatctcatccatattgatgtcATGCAAGCTCATGCCACAGGGCAcaattctatttttaatttagggaagcagttttctgtccgagagtgtggcctacgccagcactcccatgtgtctatctctctcctccttgaaacaagggggtagagatgtcttttcacatggggaggaaagagatagactcatgggagtgctggtgtaggccacactcccggacagagatctttgcCCCTTTAATTTATCATGTGGGTCCTCTAAGGACCGAAACCTATAAAGAAGGTAGAATCAACccatttggatcctctactgctgagttGCCTGTCTTGCACGGTGCTATGCAGACACAGCAAAGCAcgcaatgaccgtcttacccctgcccgagcgccttgccagagtggaggtaaggcggtcttttGGCACCTTGCAATTCCAATGTTCTACATTATCCAATATCCAAATTCTGCGGCCATGGAAGCTCCATCTGTTTTCACCCAAAtcttattctctctcctactaGGGAAGTGTATTGCTGTTACAGTTACCTTTCCAACCTTATCGAATGTTTCCATGACTACGATGTT
This window harbors:
- the LOC122661808 gene encoding dihydrolipoyllysine-residue acetyltransferase component 5 of pyruvate dehydrogenase complex, chloroplastic, giving the protein MAGLLNIGTSFIPSSSKLHKNPNPLAPPTLRNNPSNRILIQAKIREIFMPALSSTMTEGKIVSWVKSEGDKLSKGESVVVVESDKADMDVETFYDGYLAAIMVDEGGVAPVGSAIALLAETEDEISEARSKANSNSSSPSASSSSPETSESSPGKAQETLAAATAVAPPPPAAQASVAASSIHPASEGGKRIVASPYAKKLAKELKVELGSLVGSGPNGRVVAKDVEAAAASAVVSSPASESPKSAAFSAPPKVSATPGIELGTAVPFTTMQGAVSRNMVESLTVPTFRVGYTITTDALDQLYKKIKSKGVTMTALLAKATALALVKHPVVNSSCRDGKSFTYNSSINIAVAVAIDGGLITPVLHDADKVDIYSLSRKWKELVDKARAKLLQPHEYTTGTFTLSNLGMFGVDRFDAILPPGTGAIMAVGASQPTVVATKDGRIGMQSQMQVNVTADHRVIYGADLAAFLQTLGKIIEDPKDLTF